One window of Methanogenium organophilum genomic DNA carries:
- a CDS encoding sulfatase-like hydrolase/transferase, translated as MTKINTKPNVFLITLDAFSYRIFKEHLDRFPYIKHLEEESVVFENAFSIGPNTFFSFPGIIGGIYPYHFGVGIPENVTTLYGYLKKFGYDTALINESNALLTPLFGYGNGLDFQNHFLEYSHCESDRKNQTKFLKTKTSKQTDQRNVSLKDRILKIYNLFDNKLIKDAGRIFACSLVYAQMRINGTTESYPERLHLYNQFHHGILDYIENIALEPNQPHFVWIHTIVNHLPYLPKDNASRFSVKEINKLNYYGISQFYTKKRSAKLKDLYIESLEKTEELLESVIHHIREKGLLENSIVIITADHGEEFLEDGYFGHTPVSSSDNLLNVPLMIYAPGILPSTKIDCPVSTIDIFPTIIDLIGIGENENNRGISLKDLIFATQDTQITKYRNRTFFSESWSIEGLTDRKPGYGREKKFFTVRTGEYKLKIIKERKSTNRTIENYELYRWTMRTPLSISDNIEIFEGLRNQLSAHLYEEGKYAQMVRNVQKTPVNTEKQKLINAAKKIKLKM; from the coding sequence ATGACAAAAATAAATACCAAACCAAATGTATTTCTTATTACACTTGATGCTTTTAGCTATAGAATTTTCAAAGAACATCTAGATAGATTTCCATACATAAAGCATTTGGAAGAAGAGTCCGTTGTATTTGAAAATGCATTCTCAATAGGCCCCAACACTTTTTTTTCTTTTCCAGGAATAATTGGAGGAATATATCCCTACCACTTCGGAGTAGGTATCCCGGAAAATGTTACGACACTGTATGGCTATTTAAAGAAATTTGGATATGATACTGCATTAATAAATGAGTCAAATGCATTATTAACTCCACTATTTGGTTATGGAAATGGTCTGGATTTTCAAAACCATTTTCTTGAATACTCTCACTGTGAATCGGACCGAAAAAACCAAACCAAGTTCTTAAAAACTAAAACCAGTAAACAGACAGACCAACGCAATGTATCGTTAAAAGACAGGATATTAAAAATATATAACTTGTTTGATAACAAGTTGATCAAAGATGCTGGAAGGATTTTTGCATGCTCACTCGTCTATGCACAGATGCGAATAAATGGTACAACTGAAAGTTATCCTGAAAGATTACATTTATATAACCAATTTCACCACGGGATACTCGACTACATCGAAAATATCGCATTGGAACCTAATCAACCACACTTTGTATGGATACATACAATCGTTAACCACCTGCCTTATTTGCCAAAAGATAATGCATCAAGATTCTCAGTTAAAGAAATTAATAAACTGAATTATTATGGAATTTCTCAATTTTATACAAAAAAGCGCTCTGCTAAATTAAAAGACCTATATATCGAATCATTAGAGAAAACTGAAGAATTATTAGAGAGCGTAATTCATCATATCAGGGAAAAAGGATTACTTGAGAATAGTATTGTCATAATCACTGCAGATCATGGCGAAGAATTTCTTGAAGATGGGTATTTTGGGCACACGCCGGTGTCTAGCTCCGATAATCTTCTAAATGTACCACTAATGATATATGCGCCCGGAATACTACCAAGCACAAAAATTGACTGTCCGGTTTCAACAATCGATATTTTTCCAACGATAATCGATCTAATCGGTATCGGGGAAAATGAAAATAATAGAGGTATTTCACTGAAGGATTTGATCTTTGCTACTCAAGATACACAAATCACAAAATACCGGAACAGAACGTTTTTTTCTGAAAGCTGGAGTATAGAAGGATTAACAGATAGAAAACCAGGATATGGGAGAGAGAAGAAATTTTTCACAGTCAGAACAGGTGAATATAAGTTAAAGATCATTAAAGAGAGAAAATCCACTAATAGAACCATAGAAAATTATGAACTTTATCGGTGGACAATGAGAACCCCACTTTCGATATCAGACAATATTGAAATATTTGAGGGACTTAGAAATCAACTCTCTGCCCATTTATATGAGGAGGGCAAATATGCCCAAATGGTCAGGAACGTGCAGAAAACACCAGTTAATACCGAAAAACAAAAATTGATAAATGCCGCAAAAAAAATAAAATTAAAAATGTAA
- a CDS encoding acyl-CoA reductase has product MNFVVKCYLLDGKFSEQNPDNFAAISHIVNANRRALYELPLPIIIEMLSAMGKKIIKNPHLNKIQGMTYLSLWLRKKNLEQICRINYGNLSYPDSFSKVENRFKLTAQPRGVVCLWVAANIPNLAIISIIQTILSKNGSIVKVPEENKDVLLDFLQELATVEISYDDTNYSAIDIVKAISVVSFEGRNHEISADFSINADCRLIYGGSKAIQSILALPQKDHCETIVYGPKYSFCVFDHAFIESDLFENSLEKTAKDIASFNQMACSSPQVLFFEKSKYQLQHIGERLGGYFANLPEDLRIQPTDPGILANIINIRAKYLLSDDKSVIASDDLSWTILIDNDLRLEEPIHGKCIFLKEVDSVDNVTELITRKIQALSVSILDPEKRENFALEATYCGVDRIVSPGTIHDYDLPWDGILPLSRLVRWTILK; this is encoded by the coding sequence GTGAATTTTGTGGTTAAGTGTTATTTGCTTGATGGGAAATTTTCTGAGCAAAATCCGGATAATTTTGCCGCTATATCACATATTGTGAATGCCAATCGCAGGGCACTCTATGAATTGCCATTGCCGATAATCATTGAGATGTTATCCGCAATGGGGAAAAAAATCATAAAAAATCCACATCTTAACAAAATCCAGGGAATGACATATTTGTCCCTGTGGTTGAGAAAGAAAAATCTGGAACAAATCTGCCGAATAAATTATGGAAACCTTTCCTATCCGGATTCCTTTTCTAAAGTAGAAAATCGTTTCAAATTGACTGCGCAGCCAAGAGGAGTTGTTTGCCTTTGGGTTGCAGCGAATATCCCGAACTTAGCAATTATCTCAATTATTCAGACAATTCTTTCAAAGAACGGAAGTATTGTCAAGGTTCCTGAAGAGAACAAAGATGTTCTTCTTGATTTTCTACAGGAACTTGCAACAGTTGAAATTTCATATGATGACACAAACTATTCTGCAATTGATATTGTTAAAGCAATTTCAGTCGTCTCCTTTGAAGGAAGAAATCATGAAATAAGTGCAGATTTTTCAATTAATGCTGATTGCAGATTGATATATGGTGGTTCAAAAGCAATACAGTCAATATTGGCATTGCCACAAAAAGACCACTGTGAAACAATAGTATATGGGCCAAAATATTCATTTTGTGTGTTTGACCATGCATTTATTGAGAGTGATCTTTTCGAAAATTCTTTAGAAAAAACTGCAAAAGACATTGCATCTTTCAACCAGATGGCTTGTTCATCCCCTCAGGTGCTATTCTTTGAAAAAAGTAAATATCAGCTCCAGCACATTGGGGAGCGACTGGGCGGGTATTTTGCAAATCTTCCGGAAGATTTGAGAATACAGCCCACGGATCCAGGAATACTTGCAAATATCATCAACATCCGTGCAAAATATTTATTGTCAGATGATAAGTCAGTCATTGCCTCTGATGATTTAAGCTGGACAATTTTAATCGATAATGATCTTCGGTTAGAAGAACCGATTCATGGCAAATGCATTTTTCTGAAAGAAGTTGATTCTGTTGATAATGTTACTGAACTAATTACACGAAAAATTCAGGCATTATCTGTTTCAATATTAGATCCGGAAAAAAGAGAGAATTTTGCTCTTGAAGCAACATATTGTGGCGTCGACAGAATTGTTAGTCCCGGAACAATTCATGATTATGATCTTCCCTGGGATGGAATTCTACCTTTAAGCAGACTTGTGAGGTGGACAATACTTAAATAA
- the acpS gene encoding holo-ACP synthase, which translates to MDFMQISIGTDIVTIRRFNDIVNNEEYSFLQKNYSDNELDYCFSKENACSHLAGRFAGKEAVIKALYAYGLKPVAYKKIEILNDENGVPKVWIKVKSYEKLKTEISISHCEDKAIAFAIIYGVLEK; encoded by the coding sequence ATGGATTTTATGCAAATCTCTATTGGAACAGATATAGTAACCATTCGTCGCTTTAATGATATTGTAAATAATGAAGAATACTCTTTTTTGCAAAAGAATTACTCTGACAATGAACTTGATTATTGCTTTTCAAAGGAAAATGCATGTTCTCATTTAGCAGGTAGATTTGCAGGGAAAGAGGCTGTAATTAAAGCCCTTTATGCATATGGATTAAAACCGGTAGCCTACAAAAAAATTGAGATACTGAATGATGAAAATGGAGTGCCTAAGGTATGGATAAAGGTTAAAAGTTATGAAAAACTAAAGACTGAAATCAGTATTTCACATTGTGAAGATAAAGCAATCGCATTTGCAATTATTTATGGGGTGTTGGAAAAATGA
- the rffA gene encoding dTDP-4-amino-4,6-dideoxygalactose transaminase gives MFDPVREKTRIPRKHPILKGSESSVIEYFIHSDKIPMIPFNCPYLTGNELSYIEDAIQLSQSGGHISGDGKYTKLVQQFFENRFGARKALLTTSGTSALELAFYLLNLKPGDEVILPSYTFPSTANAIILAGGKPVFADISSDTLNIDPEDIRKKITKNTRAICPVHYGGVSCAMDEIMEIADTHGLSVVEDAAQGVNAKYKGKYLGTIGDFGCYSFHETKNYVCGEGGALLINTDEPKINDRAEILREKGTNRSQFFRGEVDKYTWVDIGSSYLPSDILVALLYAQLEHLDDIQEKRLSVWNSYYETLKPFEQRGWIRLPVIPEYAEHNAHLFYILFETEAVRNEMLEKLKRQSIYAVFHYVPLHSAPMGRQYGYAEGDLPITEDISGRLLRLPIFAGIGLNEQKYIDNVLLKLIYSYNVI, from the coding sequence ATGTTTGATCCAGTCAGGGAAAAAACAAGGATTCCACGTAAACATCCCATTTTGAAGGGGAGTGAATCTTCAGTTATTGAATATTTCATCCATTCGGATAAAATTCCAATGATTCCATTTAACTGTCCTTATCTGACAGGAAATGAACTGTCATATATTGAAGATGCGATCCAGTTATCTCAGTCGGGTGGCCATATCAGTGGTGATGGTAAATATACAAAGCTTGTTCAGCAATTTTTTGAAAATCGTTTTGGTGCACGCAAGGCTCTCTTAACAACATCAGGTACCAGCGCCCTTGAGCTTGCGTTTTATTTGCTAAATCTCAAACCTGGAGATGAAGTAATTCTTCCATCTTACACATTTCCCTCGACCGCGAATGCAATTATTTTGGCCGGAGGAAAGCCTGTTTTTGCAGATATTTCCAGCGATACCCTAAACATTGACCCTGAGGATATCAGGAAAAAGATCACTAAAAATACCCGTGCTATATGTCCTGTTCATTATGGAGGCGTTTCATGTGCCATGGATGAAATTATGGAGATAGCGGACACTCATGGTCTCTCAGTAGTGGAAGACGCTGCTCAGGGAGTGAATGCTAAGTACAAAGGGAAATATCTTGGAACTATAGGAGATTTTGGGTGTTATAGTTTCCATGAAACAAAGAATTATGTCTGCGGAGAAGGAGGTGCTCTTCTCATCAACACAGATGAACCCAAAATCAATGATCGTGCAGAGATTTTAAGAGAGAAGGGTACTAACCGTAGCCAGTTTTTCCGTGGAGAAGTAGACAAATATACTTGGGTTGATATTGGTTCAAGTTATCTACCCAGTGATATTCTGGTAGCTTTATTATATGCCCAACTTGAGCATCTGGATGATATTCAAGAAAAGCGGCTTTCTGTTTGGAATTCATATTATGAAACGTTAAAACCATTCGAACAGAGAGGGTGGATTCGGCTTCCTGTTATTCCTGAATATGCTGAACACAATGCCCATTTATTCTATATACTTTTTGAAACAGAGGCTGTTCGCAATGAAATGCTTGAAAAACTTAAAAGGCAAAGCATTTATGCTGTTTTTCATTATGTCCCATTACATTCTGCTCCTATGGGACGGCAATATGGATATGCTGAAGGTGATCTTCCAATCACAGAGGATATCAGTGGGCGGTTACTGAGGTTGCCTATTTTTGCAGGTATTGGATTAAATGAACAAAAATATATCGATAATGTGTTATTGAAATTGATATATTCGTATAATGTAATATAA
- a CDS encoding polysaccharide deacetylase family protein, with protein sequence MDIIIVVHTEFGFVHNHEIIYNKMATEGVSKGVPNLVKIANKYEAKITFAVMPEVAKSFPKDINHEIGLHIHAGWEEFRSGEFTYHVGDRYLRDHCNQSSSSTVLRGYPYNEQLDMIQTGIDYLYDIFEEKPTTFVAGRWSIDNNTVKALTKTRMERDCSAPAHAKSSYYDWSKLPRICMPYHPDEYDYQKRGNDPLLIIPISQMFPKGIVSPEIVPLVGLSWMKACFIEYINQNIPIFHICLHSPCMTDPFFISVMDEFLHFISTYHDIHFKFASEIQEYNPVNPSTSFSPYAPKIFETVAHIIQKSIYGW encoded by the coding sequence ATGGATATAATAATTGTTGTTCATACAGAGTTCGGTTTTGTACACAATCATGAAATAATCTACAATAAAATGGCAACAGAGGGTGTAAGCAAAGGTGTTCCAAATCTGGTAAAGATTGCAAATAAATACGAAGCAAAAATAACATTTGCTGTAATGCCTGAAGTCGCTAAATCATTCCCTAAAGATATTAATCACGAGATAGGTTTGCATATTCACGCAGGATGGGAGGAGTTCAGGAGTGGTGAATTTACATACCATGTTGGTGATAGATATTTACGTGATCATTGTAACCAGTCATCCTCATCAACGGTGCTGAGAGGATATCCATACAATGAACAACTAGACATGATACAGACTGGAATTGATTATTTATATGATATATTTGAGGAAAAGCCAACCACGTTTGTGGCAGGCAGATGGTCTATTGACAACAACACGGTAAAGGCTCTAACCAAAACAAGAATGGAAAGAGATTGCTCTGCACCGGCACATGCAAAATCATCTTATTATGATTGGTCTAAACTGCCCCGGATTTGTATGCCCTACCATCCGGATGAATATGATTATCAAAAGAGAGGGAATGATCCGCTCCTGATTATTCCAATATCGCAAATGTTTCCAAAAGGTATTGTCAGTCCGGAAATAGTACCTCTAGTTGGACTTTCCTGGATGAAGGCATGTTTTATCGAATATATAAATCAAAATATCCCAATATTTCACATTTGTTTACATTCTCCTTGTATGACTGATCCTTTTTTCATATCTGTTATGGATGAGTTTTTACATTTTATTTCAACCTATCATGACATACATTTTAAATTTGCATCTGAGATTCAGGAATATAATCCTGTTAATCCCTCAACATCATTTTCCCCATATGCTCCAAAAATATTCGAAACAGTGGCCCACATAATCCAAAAAAGCATATATGGTTGGTAA
- a CDS encoding LuxE/PaaK family acyltransferase, producing MINLDSEINELLTKSPYILEDREKNQILTGILKIQLENAVENNTHIKNMFSKQGIDISSITKIEEIPQIPVQMFKYFNLSTCDSGNIVKILRSSGTTSDNTSMVPLNKKTVLKQMKSLKQILSDYMGNKRKIFLVIDHEGINNSVSEFSARTAGVRGLSIYAKDTYYLLKEENGKLTLNEPVIKEVIEKYSGKDVYAFGFTYIIWSVFYKQIIEKDISFAFNDILLFHSGGWKKLKEEKVSKEFFSEALSSVFNTDTGNILDFYGMAEQTGIIFVDCECGNKHVPNISQVIVRNPYSLQPCAVGEIGMIEILSILSDSYYSQAILTEDLGYVVGIDDCPCGRKGTYFRFSSRIEKAEIRGCGDTFKE from the coding sequence ATGATAAACCTCGATTCTGAGATCAATGAATTGTTGACGAAATCACCGTATATCTTAGAAGATCGGGAAAAAAATCAGATTTTAACCGGAATACTTAAAATTCAGCTTGAAAATGCCGTTGAAAATAACACTCACATAAAAAACATGTTTTCAAAACAGGGCATAGATATTTCCTCAATTACAAAAATAGAAGAGATTCCACAAATTCCTGTTCAGATGTTTAAATATTTTAATTTATCAACCTGTGATTCCGGAAATATTGTTAAAATTCTGCGTTCAAGTGGCACAACAAGTGACAATACCAGTATGGTGCCGTTAAACAAGAAAACTGTTTTAAAGCAGATGAAATCATTAAAACAAATTCTTTCGGATTATATGGGAAATAAACGGAAAATATTCCTTGTAATTGATCATGAAGGTATCAATAATTCTGTTTCTGAATTTTCCGCACGAACTGCTGGTGTAAGGGGGCTTAGCATCTATGCAAAGGACACATATTATCTTCTTAAGGAAGAAAACGGGAAACTGACATTAAATGAGCCAGTGATTAAGGAAGTTATTGAAAAATACTCTGGCAAAGATGTGTATGCATTTGGCTTCACCTATATAATCTGGTCGGTATTTTATAAGCAAATAATTGAGAAAGACATCAGTTTTGCATTTAATGACATTTTGTTATTTCATAGCGGAGGGTGGAAGAAGCTTAAAGAAGAAAAGGTTTCAAAAGAATTCTTTTCAGAAGCTTTGTCTTCAGTTTTTAATACTGATACAGGTAATATTCTGGATTTTTATGGCATGGCTGAACAGACAGGTATTATATTTGTAGACTGTGAGTGTGGAAATAAACATGTTCCAAATATATCACAGGTAATTGTTAGAAACCCCTACTCCCTTCAGCCCTGTGCAGTAGGCGAAATTGGAATGATTGAAATTTTGAGCATATTGTCAGATAGCTATTATTCTCAGGCGATCCTTACTGAAGATCTAGGGTATGTAGTGGGAATTGATGACTGCCCGTGCGGACGAAAAGGAACATATTTCAGATTCTCATCACGCATTGAAAAAGCAGAGATTCGTGGATGTGGAGATACGTTTAAGGAGTGA
- a CDS encoding AMP-binding protein, whose amino-acid sequence MNFVDYLFEENKLSTNPVLAGKDEICYNEMYEKIINLAYFIQTKYSTGKKILLLSDNNDFFIISYLAIIKSGNIAVLIETQISNKDLQDVLDTCSLGAYFIQEKYQCKFPGISDDIYTESFLKESFYETKKIITPENYDDNVAVIIFTSGSTGTKKGVMLTHRNLCENTNSIVEYLNLTKNDRIYIVLPFFYCFGASLLHTHIRAGGSIYLHNKPFLGSVIKDINKHNCTGFAGVPSTYQILINKSPLLEGDYPSLRYFAQSGGHLPNKYIEKIVDSFPDKEFYLMYGATEATSRLSYLPPHLIREKMGSIGKGIPGVLLEVLDKNGNKIKHGEIGEITACGNNIMKGYYGDPVETAKVLKNGRLYTGDLATIDSDGFIYIVGRSKNIIKSGGYRISPKEIEDVILSLDSIFECVVIGIPDDIMGEGVVAAVRSKIDEKNQIDDIILSCCNKNLPSYKVPKKVFVFKEFPLNSSGKVDRNKIMEMILSD is encoded by the coding sequence ATGAATTTTGTAGATTATTTATTTGAAGAGAATAAATTATCCACAAATCCTGTACTCGCAGGTAAGGATGAAATTTGTTATAATGAAATGTATGAAAAAATAATTAATCTGGCTTATTTTATCCAAACCAAATATTCCACGGGAAAAAAAATTTTGCTCCTTTCTGATAACAATGATTTTTTTATTATCAGTTATTTGGCAATAATTAAAAGTGGAAATATAGCTGTACTCATTGAAACACAGATTAGTAATAAAGATCTTCAGGATGTTCTTGATACATGTTCATTAGGTGCATATTTCATTCAGGAAAAATACCAATGTAAATTTCCAGGAATCAGTGATGATATATACACTGAATCTTTCCTAAAGGAATCATTCTATGAAACAAAAAAAATAATCACTCCGGAAAATTATGACGATAATGTCGCTGTCATAATCTTTACTTCCGGCAGTACCGGAACAAAAAAGGGAGTGATGCTGACACACAGAAATCTCTGTGAGAATACGAATTCGATTGTTGAATATTTGAATTTAACAAAAAATGATCGAATTTATATTGTACTACCCTTTTTCTATTGTTTTGGTGCTTCTCTACTTCATACACATATTCGTGCAGGCGGCAGCATTTATCTGCATAATAAACCATTTCTGGGTTCCGTTATTAAGGATATAAATAAGCACAATTGTACAGGGTTTGCCGGTGTTCCCAGCACCTATCAGATATTAATAAATAAATCACCGCTATTAGAAGGAGATTATCCATCTTTACGTTATTTTGCACAGTCCGGGGGGCATCTTCCCAATAAATACATAGAAAAAATTGTGGATTCATTTCCCGATAAGGAATTTTATTTAATGTATGGAGCCACAGAGGCAACTTCAAGACTGTCCTATTTGCCTCCGCATCTAATCAGGGAAAAAATGGGTTCTATTGGAAAAGGAATCCCGGGGGTATTACTTGAAGTCCTTGATAAGAATGGAAATAAAATCAAACATGGTGAGATTGGTGAGATAACAGCATGTGGCAACAATATTATGAAAGGATATTATGGAGACCCTGTGGAAACAGCTAAAGTTTTAAAAAACGGGAGACTATATACCGGTGATCTTGCAACAATCGATTCTGATGGTTTTATCTACATCGTCGGTCGCTCAAAAAACATTATAAAATCCGGGGGATACAGAATTTCCCCAAAAGAAATTGAAGATGTTATCCTCAGTCTTGATTCCATATTTGAATGTGTGGTAATCGGGATACCAGATGATATAATGGGTGAAGGGGTTGTTGCAGCAGTCCGGTCAAAAATTGATGAAAAAAATCAGATTGACGATATTATTCTTTCCTGTTGCAATAAAAATCTGCCTTCATATAAGGTTCCAAAAAAAGTATTTGTCTTCAAAGAATTTCCATTGAATTCATCAGGCAAAGTAGATCGGAATAAAATTATGGAGATGATTTTAAGTGACTGA
- a CDS encoding acyl carrier protein: MTNEPEYMIKKIFCNVMGVEESYVNDDTAYNSFDKWDSLKHLQLVSEYEDQFDLEFQMDDIIAMENFGLIKETIAKYLAE; this comes from the coding sequence ATGACAAATGAACCAGAATACATGATTAAAAAGATATTCTGCAATGTAATGGGTGTTGAAGAATCTTATGTCAATGATGATACTGCATATAATTCTTTCGACAAGTGGGATTCCTTAAAACATCTTCAGTTAGTGTCAGAATATGAAGATCAATTTGATCTGGAATTTCAAATGGACGATATTATTGCAATGGAAAATTTTGGATTAATTAAAGAGACTATTGCAAAATATTTGGCTGAGTAA
- a CDS encoding transketolase family protein, whose protein sequence is MTNSNLLNIRFISKLGQRGAFAISMEEIAAQDDEIVVLTADLTTLTGLTRFKEKFPEKLINTGIAEQNMVGVAAGMAKEGKNVFVTTYSNFLAMRSYEQIRVQLGYMKSNVKVIGTGSGLAMGMSGNTHYGIEDLTLMRAIPNVMVVSPADGLETVKVIKSAARYQGPMYVRLSGGMKNPIVYNEDYEYEFGKAIQLKNGRDIAIIATGTMVYESLKAAEILHEKGVSASVINMHTIKPLDTAIINDVCLHSNLIVTVEEHSVIGGLGGAVAECLSEIANTPRQVKIGIHDAFQRVGDYQYLLEENNLTGPQIADRIISEYSNDGKNMHEIDGPDTV, encoded by the coding sequence ATGACTAATTCAAATCTATTAAATATCCGTTTTATTTCAAAACTTGGCCAACGTGGAGCATTTGCAATAAGTATGGAGGAAATTGCTGCCCAGGATGATGAAATAGTCGTTCTAACTGCAGACTTAACAACCCTCACAGGGCTTACGCGATTTAAGGAAAAATTTCCTGAAAAATTAATTAACACCGGAATTGCAGAGCAGAATATGGTGGGTGTCGCTGCCGGAATGGCAAAAGAGGGAAAGAATGTTTTCGTAACGACATATTCAAATTTCCTGGCAATGCGTTCGTATGAACAAATTCGTGTCCAGCTTGGATATATGAAATCCAATGTCAAAGTCATCGGAACGGGAAGTGGTCTTGCTATGGGGATGTCCGGAAATACCCATTATGGTATAGAGGATCTTACCCTCATGAGAGCCATCCCAAATGTAATGGTGGTTTCGCCTGCTGATGGATTGGAAACGGTAAAAGTCATTAAAAGTGCAGCACGTTATCAGGGGCCAATGTATGTCCGTCTAAGCGGTGGAATGAAAAATCCGATAGTCTATAATGAAGATTATGAATATGAATTTGGTAAAGCAATACAACTCAAAAATGGAAGAGACATAGCAATTATTGCAACCGGCACTATGGTCTATGAATCCCTCAAAGCTGCTGAAATATTACATGAAAAAGGGGTGTCGGCATCTGTTATCAACATGCATACGATAAAACCACTTGACACTGCGATAATCAATGATGTGTGTCTACACTCAAACCTTATTGTGACTGTTGAAGAACATTCAGTGATTGGAGGTCTTGGTGGAGCAGTAGCAGAATGCCTGAGCGAAATTGCAAATACACCACGACAAGTAAAAATTGGCATTCATGATGCTTTTCAAAGAGTTGGTGACTATCAATATCTTCTGGAAGAGAATAATCTTACCGGACCTCAGATTGCAGATAGAATTATTAGTGAATATTCTAATGATGGGAAAAATATGCACGAAATAGATGGTCCAGACACTGTTTGA
- a CDS encoding transketolase yields the protein MEYTFESDEIENKISFIEKMAGRMREQALKMAYSVGSIGSHIGGGLSMIEIMATLYGGILRFDPDNPEWDNRDRFILSKGHGVLAYYTALAEAGFFSTDELLKFEVSGEFLPGHPILNMEKGIECSTGSLGMGLPFGAGIALAGKMEKKPYLTYVLVGDGECDEGSIWEAAMFASHYHLSNLIVIVDHNKLQYDGPCCDVMNLDNFKAKWESFGWEVTEVDGHNIRDLYHAFSCCTQSAIVKPHVIIASTIKGKGVSFMENNKAWHHSVLSRKQYDQAIEEIRGANND from the coding sequence ATGGAGTATACATTTGAAAGTGATGAAATAGAGAATAAAATTTCTTTTATTGAAAAAATGGCTGGGCGAATGCGGGAACAAGCATTAAAAATGGCCTATTCAGTTGGATCAATTGGTTCACATATTGGCGGAGGGTTGTCAATGATAGAAATTATGGCAACCCTTTATGGGGGAATCCTTCGTTTTGATCCGGATAATCCGGAATGGGATAATCGAGACCGTTTTATTCTTAGCAAAGGACACGGTGTTCTGGCTTATTATACCGCACTCGCCGAAGCAGGATTTTTTTCAACAGATGAATTACTAAAATTTGAAGTCAGCGGGGAATTTTTACCCGGTCATCCAATTCTCAATATGGAGAAGGGCATTGAATGTTCAACTGGCAGTCTTGGAATGGGATTGCCATTTGGAGCCGGAATTGCTCTGGCAGGAAAAATGGAAAAAAAGCCCTATCTTACGTATGTTCTTGTCGGGGATGGAGAATGTGATGAAGGTTCGATATGGGAAGCTGCCATGTTTGCATCGCATTATCATCTGTCAAATCTGATTGTGATTGTTGATCATAACAAATTGCAATATGACGGGCCGTGTTGTGATGTTATGAATCTGGATAATTTTAAGGCCAAGTGGGAGAGTTTTGGCTGGGAAGTAACAGAAGTTGACGGTCATAATATTAGGGATTTATATCATGCCTTTTCATGCTGTACGCAATCTGCTATCGTAAAACCACATGTGATCATTGCAAGTACGATAAAAGGAAAAGGCGTCTCATTTATGGAGAACAACAAAGCGTGGCATCATTCTGTTCTGTCCCGGAAGCAATATGATCAGGCCATTGAAGAAATACGGGGGGCAAATAATGACTAA